Proteins encoded in a region of the Ornithodoros turicata isolate Travis chromosome 3, ASM3712646v1, whole genome shotgun sequence genome:
- the LOC135388866 gene encoding neprilysin-1-like isoform X1, with protein sequence MTGRRRSHSGSGDNEDSTPASHPTVLLSAKIEALLGVKVVLVVGLMIYVILTPVKRMPGRGKLEECDDIRCYDIRRQMLTTMNLSVDPCDDFYSFVCGQWSEWHPGIPDQIELMQNYVNELVRDSIKNYNGNAKDPDGPLDKAVLLYTQCTHIFLEGKEQTTALRQFLHDLGMSWPNTTLSNATLVDVLVSLSLSWLLPVLVNVDLVPDTPTKRIISIGTDRRHEQWLSHRANYLDGHKTQRVIMEFAEAISGGCASDYADFANEVLRADVDIAVRWVLGTIQRETPQRLTFADLDAMNHSSAVWLSAINANLPNDTAMTPTDEFLLVDEEVLYFIEEFQRDYNEETSLAVVGFYALVQLAVVSSYQMTDALFGRPYDKTVPLDYVAYNCIRVASDVTSFAVAQLAFGKVLKAEDLDEVQKLVDAMNEQMAAVYESRDNETVHMIRSLRTVVAWPPGLNGTENQDKFYSYLPKFQEPVAKFYLNSLYGLRNREKKELKRSNQNPVFYDEDQITVLLRAEPGYDPPRNELLVPPAAIVPPLFLSGHPAFSYGALGHTISRELWLALVINYSPQSTVMNNTVGGQEQCLLDFYKDQGVKPDDLAMQEIIADTLGMASGLGAYQTSANDTSEVAGFSGQQLFFISSCFKLCSENSTESSGRYAAPQVRCNGPLMLSEAFSKAFGCSKKAAMAKALEKHQECAVLGNSTAEPPVRRRLGPKKPVPSPVLYNLNQNSSDVTDTTQILGSTDIPTTGTMSSSSEE encoded by the exons ATGACCGGAAGACGCAGGTCCCATTCTGGATCCGGCGATAATGAGGAC AGCACTCCAGCCTCTCATCCCACCGTCCTTCTGTCCGCCAAGATTGAAGCCCTTCTCGGCGTCAAAGTGGTCCTTGTGGTAGGCCTCATGATATATGTGATCCTGACGCCCGTAAAGCGTATGCCAGGCAGGGGAAAATTGGAGGAATGCGACGACATCCGTTGCTACGACATTCGTCGCCAGATGCTCACCACGATGAATCTCTCTGTTGATCCCTGCGACGACTTCTACAG CTTTGTGTGCGGCCAATGGTCCGAATGGCATCCAGGTATCCCCGACCAGATAGAGCTGATGCAGAACTACGTGAATGAGTTGGTGCGCGACAGCATCAAGAACTATAATGGCAACGCGAAGGATCCCGATGGACCCCTTGACAAAGCAGTCCTCCTCTACACGCAGTGCACGCATATTTTCCTTGAG GGAAAAGAGCAGACGACCGCATTGCGCCAGTTCCTCCATGACTTGGGCATGTCCTGGCCGAACACTACCCTCTCGAACGCGACACTCGTGGACGTGCTCGTGTCCCTGTCGCTCTCCTGGCTCCTGCCAGTGCTCGTCAACGTTGACTTGGTTCCTGACACTCCGACGAAGCGCATCATTAGCATCGGCACGGACAGGAGACACGAGCAGTGGCTCAGCCATAGAGCGAACTATCTGGACGGTCACAAGACACAGCGTGTTATCATGGAGTTCGCCGAAGCTATCAGTGGGGGCTGCGCCTCCGATTATGCAGACTTCGCCAATGAAGTTCTGCGTGCAGACGTTGACATTGCG GTCCGTTGGGTATTAGGCACTATCCAACGTGAAACCCCACAAcggctcaccttcgcagacctGGACGCTATGAACCACAGTTCGGCGGTTTGGTTGTCCGCTATAAATGCCAACCTGCCTAACGACACCGCGATGACTCCGACGGATGAGTTCCTGCTCGTCGACGAAGAGGTGCTCTATTTCATTGAGGAATTTCAACGGGACTACAATGAGGAGACCAGCCTGGCAGTCGTCGGCTTCTATGCCCTCGTCCAGCTTGCCGTGGTCTCTTCATACCAAATGACTGACGCCTTGTTTGGTCGGCCCTATGACAAGACTGTGCCACTGGACTACGTGGCATACAACTGCATTCGGGTCGCTTCAGACGTCACCTCATTTGCTGTCGCTCAGCTAGCGTTCGGAAAAGTTCTCAAGGCCGAGGATCTTGATGAG GTACAGAAATTGGTGGATGCCATGAACGAGCAAATGGCCGCCGTCTACGAATCCAGAGACAACGAGACCGTCCACATGATCCGCTCTCTGCGAACCGTGGTGGCTTGGCCTCCGGGTCTCAATGGCACGGAGAACCAGGACAAGTTCTACTCGTACCTCCCAAAATTTCAGGAACCTGTAGCGAAATTCTACTTGAACTCATTATATGGGCTGCGTAATCGAGAAAAGAAAGAGTTGAAGCGTAGCAATCAAAACCCGGTCTTCTACGACGAAGACCAAATCACCGTGCTCCTTAGGGCTGAGCCTGGTTATGATCCTCCTCGCAACGAGCTCCTGGTTCCTCCAGCAGCGATCGTGCCGCCCTTGTTCCTATCGGGACATCCGGCGTTCAGCTACGGTGCTTTAG GGCATACAATCAGCCGAGAACTTTGGCTCGCGTTAGTCATTAACTACTCACCTCAAAGCACCGTGATGAACAACACCGTAGGAGGACAAGAACAGTGTCTTCTCGACTTCTATAAGGACCAAGGTGTGAAACCGGATGACCTGGCCATGCAGGAAATCATTGCCGACACCTTAGGCATGGCTAGTGGCCTCGGGGCGTATCAAACCAGCGCCAACGATACGTCGGAAGTGGCAGGTTTCAGTGGGCAACAGCTGTTCTTTATCAGTTCCTGCTTTAAGCTGTGCTCCGAAAACAGTACCGAAAGCAGTGGTCGCTACGCTGCGCCGCAGGTTAGATGCAACGGGCCGCTAATGCTGTCAGAGGCATTCAGCAAGGCATTCGGTTGTTCCAAAAAGGCTGCTATGGCGAAAGCACTGGAGAAGCACCAGGAATGTGCTGTCCTGGGCAATTCTACTGCTGAGCCGCCGGTGCGCCGTCGACTGGGCCCCAAGAAGCCGGTACCGTCGCCAGTATTGTATAATCTGAATCAGAATAGTAGCGATGTAACAGACACGACACAAATTCTTGGCAGCACGGACATACCTACAACTGGTACTATGTCAAGTTCGAGTGAGGAATAA
- the LOC135388866 gene encoding neprilysin-11-like isoform X2, translating to MTGRRRSHSGSGDNEDSTPASHPTVLLSAKIEALLGVKVVLVVGLMIYVILTPVKRMPGRGKLEECDDIRCYDIRRQMLTTMNLSVDPCDDFYSFVCGQWSEWHPGIPDQIELMQNYVNELVRDSIKNYNGNAKDPDGPLDKAVLLYTQCTHIFLEVRWVLGTIQRETPQRLTFADLDAMNHSSAVWLSAINANLPNDTAMTPTDEFLLVDEEVLYFIEEFQRDYNEETSLAVVGFYALVQLAVVSSYQMTDALFGRPYDKTVPLDYVAYNCIRVASDVTSFAVAQLAFGKVLKAEDLDEVQKLVDAMNEQMAAVYESRDNETVHMIRSLRTVVAWPPGLNGTENQDKFYSYLPKFQEPVAKFYLNSLYGLRNREKKELKRSNQNPVFYDEDQITVLLRAEPGYDPPRNELLVPPAAIVPPLFLSGHPAFSYGALGHTISRELWLALVINYSPQSTVMNNTVGGQEQCLLDFYKDQGVKPDDLAMQEIIADTLGMASGLGAYQTSANDTSEVAGFSGQQLFFISSCFKLCSENSTESSGRYAAPQVRCNGPLMLSEAFSKAFGCSKKAAMAKALEKHQECAVLGNSTAEPPVRRRLGPKKPVPSPVLYNLNQNSSDVTDTTQILGSTDIPTTGTMSSSSEE from the exons ATGACCGGAAGACGCAGGTCCCATTCTGGATCCGGCGATAATGAGGAC AGCACTCCAGCCTCTCATCCCACCGTCCTTCTGTCCGCCAAGATTGAAGCCCTTCTCGGCGTCAAAGTGGTCCTTGTGGTAGGCCTCATGATATATGTGATCCTGACGCCCGTAAAGCGTATGCCAGGCAGGGGAAAATTGGAGGAATGCGACGACATCCGTTGCTACGACATTCGTCGCCAGATGCTCACCACGATGAATCTCTCTGTTGATCCCTGCGACGACTTCTACAG CTTTGTGTGCGGCCAATGGTCCGAATGGCATCCAGGTATCCCCGACCAGATAGAGCTGATGCAGAACTACGTGAATGAGTTGGTGCGCGACAGCATCAAGAACTATAATGGCAACGCGAAGGATCCCGATGGACCCCTTGACAAAGCAGTCCTCCTCTACACGCAGTGCACGCATATTTTCCTTGAG GTCCGTTGGGTATTAGGCACTATCCAACGTGAAACCCCACAAcggctcaccttcgcagacctGGACGCTATGAACCACAGTTCGGCGGTTTGGTTGTCCGCTATAAATGCCAACCTGCCTAACGACACCGCGATGACTCCGACGGATGAGTTCCTGCTCGTCGACGAAGAGGTGCTCTATTTCATTGAGGAATTTCAACGGGACTACAATGAGGAGACCAGCCTGGCAGTCGTCGGCTTCTATGCCCTCGTCCAGCTTGCCGTGGTCTCTTCATACCAAATGACTGACGCCTTGTTTGGTCGGCCCTATGACAAGACTGTGCCACTGGACTACGTGGCATACAACTGCATTCGGGTCGCTTCAGACGTCACCTCATTTGCTGTCGCTCAGCTAGCGTTCGGAAAAGTTCTCAAGGCCGAGGATCTTGATGAG GTACAGAAATTGGTGGATGCCATGAACGAGCAAATGGCCGCCGTCTACGAATCCAGAGACAACGAGACCGTCCACATGATCCGCTCTCTGCGAACCGTGGTGGCTTGGCCTCCGGGTCTCAATGGCACGGAGAACCAGGACAAGTTCTACTCGTACCTCCCAAAATTTCAGGAACCTGTAGCGAAATTCTACTTGAACTCATTATATGGGCTGCGTAATCGAGAAAAGAAAGAGTTGAAGCGTAGCAATCAAAACCCGGTCTTCTACGACGAAGACCAAATCACCGTGCTCCTTAGGGCTGAGCCTGGTTATGATCCTCCTCGCAACGAGCTCCTGGTTCCTCCAGCAGCGATCGTGCCGCCCTTGTTCCTATCGGGACATCCGGCGTTCAGCTACGGTGCTTTAG GGCATACAATCAGCCGAGAACTTTGGCTCGCGTTAGTCATTAACTACTCACCTCAAAGCACCGTGATGAACAACACCGTAGGAGGACAAGAACAGTGTCTTCTCGACTTCTATAAGGACCAAGGTGTGAAACCGGATGACCTGGCCATGCAGGAAATCATTGCCGACACCTTAGGCATGGCTAGTGGCCTCGGGGCGTATCAAACCAGCGCCAACGATACGTCGGAAGTGGCAGGTTTCAGTGGGCAACAGCTGTTCTTTATCAGTTCCTGCTTTAAGCTGTGCTCCGAAAACAGTACCGAAAGCAGTGGTCGCTACGCTGCGCCGCAGGTTAGATGCAACGGGCCGCTAATGCTGTCAGAGGCATTCAGCAAGGCATTCGGTTGTTCCAAAAAGGCTGCTATGGCGAAAGCACTGGAGAAGCACCAGGAATGTGCTGTCCTGGGCAATTCTACTGCTGAGCCGCCGGTGCGCCGTCGACTGGGCCCCAAGAAGCCGGTACCGTCGCCAGTATTGTATAATCTGAATCAGAATAGTAGCGATGTAACAGACACGACACAAATTCTTGGCAGCACGGACATACCTACAACTGGTACTATGTCAAGTTCGAGTGAGGAATAA
- the LOC135388867 gene encoding G-protein coupled receptor Mth2-like, translated as MKVLVLCFLTVLVRAFEHEEECNVTLPWLVERGSHPDLTDDQFSRLLQCPENLSGCSDTPPFCSWNRYLWTCSCADNCAVYGDCCWEKPLTPLDSKPISSCIYVNIENEFYKNMYAVTGCRKSWPQDEVRNGCENPSMYNDTFYETPVTSAKGVTYYNGFCALCNYDMEDVTFWNVSCKTNRQGKCSGRRRSVQVTLPDVVLDDYNTYLRPCDEDTDFVDTCNSTVSTDVVQRCETYFAPVQSSTDHSDTIYKNVYCALCNGEDLSTMGCSPVQEVYNWSAIPHLRTSFRGPNLVQLLRPVSSRDNCLFWQGDKCFIPKVEYRYNNDSAGVSNGSDVNVTLSVEQVSAKQDIQIYFTIMCLTLSLLCLALKAIVYAVFKSSRGFSSKCTLCLSCTLFWSHFLFLLANSLPLPRIPCMISAMFLHFGFLAAFLWTTVLSFDIWKGVAAVKLSRGRREACLQYSLIAWGLPLCLVLICAAIDHAAPSFFLAPQYGQGACWISSVKAHAVFFLTPMVLLLILNVVLYVHIVIHVRKTSKQTAGFDFRGGGQKSHMGLYVKLAFIMGATWILGFGCVYVESVITDVIFIMLVGLQGVYLFFGFKDYRYFIDDVRRRKNLQRGMSNSTNVTSAELSSVERNPKGERRTSE; from the coding sequence ATGAAGGTCCTCGTACTTTGTTTTCTCACTGTCCTTGTTCGTGCCTTTGAACACGAAGAAGAATGTAACGTTACGCTACCGTGGTTGGTAGAGCGCGGCAGCCACCCTGACCTCACCGATGATCAATTCTCGAGACTTCTGCAGTGCCCAGAGAATCTCAGCGGGTGCAGTGATACTCCACCGTTTTGTTCCTGGAATCGTTACCTgtggacgtgctcttgcgcGGATAATTGCGCGGTGTACGGCGACTGTTGCTGGGAAAAGCCTTTGACGCCGTTGGATTCCAAGCCCATTTCTTCGTGCATTTATGTGAATATCGAGAATGAGTTTTACAAGAACATGTACGCCGTTACCGGTTGTCGGAAAAGCTGGCCGCAAGACGAAGTGCGGAACGGATGCGAAAATCCCTCAATGTACAACGACACATTCTACGAGACACCCGTAACGAGTGCAAAAGGTGTGACGTACTACAATGGATTCTGTGCTCTCTGTAATTACGACATGGAGGATGTTACCTTCTGGAACGTTTCATGTAAGACCAACAGACAAGGGAAGTGCAGCGGAAGGCGACGTTCTGTTCAGGTCACTTTACCAGACGTCGTGTTGGACGATTACAATACTTACCTTCGCCCCTGCGACGAAGACACAGATTTCGTCGACACGTGCAACAGTACGGTTAGTACCGATGTGGTTCAGAGGTGCGAAACCTACTTCGCTCCGGTGCAGAGTTCGACAGATCACTCTGACACAATCTACAAGAACGTGTATTGCGCCTTATGCAATGGAGAAGACCTGTCAACCATGGGATGTTCTCCAGTTCAAGAGGTCTATAACTGGAGCGCCATTCCGCATTTACGAACCAGTTTTCGCGGTCCGAACTTGGTGCAATTACTACGCCCTGTTTCAAGCCGCGATAATTGTCTGTTTTGGCAAGGTGACAAGTGTTTTATTCCGAAAGTTGAGTATCGCTACAACAACGATTCCGCAGGTGTATCCAACGGCTCTGACGTCAATGTGACGCTCAGCGTAGAACAGGTATCGGCAAAACAAGACATACAAATCTACTTCACTATCATGTGTTTGACCCTCTCACTCCTGTGCCTCGCCCTGAAGGCTATCGTGTACGCCGTGTTCAAGAGCTCCCGCGGGTTCTCCTCAAAGTGTACCCTGTGCCTCTCCTGCACCCTCTTCTGGAGTCACTTCCTGTTTTTGCTGGCCAACTCGCTCCCGCTGCCAAGAATACCATGCATGATATCGGCGATGTTCTTGCACTTTGGCTTCTTAGCTGCTTTTCTGTGGACCACAGTGTTGTCTTTCGATATCTGGAAGGGCGTCGCAGCCGTTAAACTGTCTCGCGGTAGAAGAGAAGCCTGCCTGCAGTACTCCCTCATAGCCTGGGGATTACCACTGTGTCTTGTGCTGATTTGTGCCGCAATAGATCACGCTGCGCCTTCTTTCTTCCTTGCTCCACAGTATGGACAAGGTGCGTGCTGGATATCCAGCGTCAAAGCGCACGCTGTGTTCTTCCTGACACCTATGGTGCTACTATTGATCTTGAACGTCGTCCTGTACGTGCACATAGTCATACACGTACGTAAAACATCGAAGCAAACGGCCGGCTTTgactttcgcggtggagggcaGAAATCTCATATGGGACTGTACGTTAAGCTGGCCTTTATAATGGGAGCGACTTGGATACTTGGATTCGGATGCGTTTACGTGGAGTCCGTCATAACAGACGTGATATTCATCATGCTGGTTGGTCTTCAGGGTGTTTATCTGTTTTTCGGGTTCAAGGACTATCGTTACTTCATCGACGATGTGCGGAGACGGAAGAATCTTCAACGAGGAATGAGTAACTCCACAAATGTAACCTCAGCGGAACTGTCATCTGTGGAAAGGAATCCTAAGGGAGAACGGCGTACCTCAGAGTAA